The genomic segment GTAGATGTATAATTCCCCGATAACGTTTTGATCTCGATCGAACTTTATCGCATTTGTCAGTTTACTTTATCGTACTGGAGGAATGAACATGGCTGAAAGCATAAAAGCTCCTAGGGGAGTCAGGGACATACTTCCGGAGGATTCGTGGAAATGGGGCTATACCCTGGAGGTTACCCGTAAGATAGCCGATCTCTTTTCCTATCGGGAGGTCCATCTCCCGATCTTCGAACAGACCGACCTGTTCGCCAGAGGTATCGGTGATACCACCGACGTCGTGGAGAAGGAGATGTACACCTTTACCGATAAGGGAGGACGTAGCATTACCCTCCGTCCTGAGCTCACCGCCTCCATGGTCAGGAGCTATCTGGAGCATAATATGTCCGGAAGCCGTCAGCCCGTAAAACTGTGGGAAGTCGGGCCCATGTTCAGATACGAGAGGCCTCAGAAGGGGAGATATCGCCAGTTTTGGCAGCTTGACTTCGAGGCCATAGGCTCCGACAGCCCTTTAGTCGATTTGGAGGTCATAATGACCGCCATCGAGCTTTTTAGCTCTCTCGGTATGTCCAACCTGGAGGTTATACTCAACTCCGTGGGCTGTCCTAAATGTAGACCGGTCTATAAAGAGGCACTTTTAGGCTTTCTTAAACCCAAAATGGGGGAACTTTGCGGTACCTGTCAGAACCGTTACGAGAGAAACCCCTTGAGGATACTGGACTGTAAGGACGATAAGTGCAAGGAGATAACCGAAGGAGCTCCCGCCATATTTGAATCTCTGTGCCAAGAATGTCGCGATCACTTTGAGGCTGTGACCTCTGGCCTGGACTCGCTTGGTGTCGTCTATCACATAGACAAGAGGCTGGTAAGAGGGCTGGACTACTATACTAAGACCGCTTTCGAGGTCCAATCCGGTGACTTAGGTGCCCAGAACGCCGTGTGTGGTGGAGGGCGATACGATAATCTCTCCGAGGCCATAGGTGGCCCTCATGTGCCGGGAGTCGGCTTTGCCGCTGGACTGGACAGAATTATCCTCACCATGGAACAGCAGAACTGCTCCTTCGGAAAAGAGCCCTCTCCGTCGGTTTACGTCGTCTGTATCGACGAAGAGGCCCGAAGTGCGGCGGTAGAGGTGTTGTATCGCCTTAGAAGGGAGGGGATCTCAGCGGACATGGATTATATGGGACGAGGGATGAAGGCCCAACTTAAGTCCGCGGTCAATGGTGGCTCTCTGGTTGCCTGTATTCTCGGAGGAGATGAGGCCGCTAGAGGGGTCGTCATGGTTAAAGATCTGGAAAAATCTCAGCAGGAAGAGGTGGCTCTGGAACAGGTGGCTTCCAGGGTGGCCCAGATCCTGAGGTGATATAACTTTAAAGGCTAAGGTAGGGATGATTTTATGGAGACAGGCGTTTTTTCTCCTTCTTGGAAAAGGACCGTCATGTGCGGTCTTATCTCCGAAGGACATGTAGGAACTAAAATAACCGTAAACGGATGGGTCAGAAAACGCAGAGATCTAGGTGGTATTACCTTTATAGAGCTCTGGGATAAATCCGGTGTGATTCAGGTCGTTTTCAATCCCGAGGTGTGCCCAGAGCCCCACGAGAGGGCCAGAGGTCTCAGGAGCGAGTTCGTGATCGCCGTTACCGGTTCCATCAGGGTAAGGCCCGATGGCACCTCTAACGACGATATGGCGACAGGTAAGTGGGAGCTTATGGTGGACGACTTTATCCTCCTGTCCGCCGCTGCTCCTCTCCCTTTTGAGATCGGAGAGGTCACCGATGGAGTAGACGAAAATCTCCGTCTGTCTTACCGTTATCTCGACCTACGCAGGGATAAAATGCAGCGGAACCTCAGGATAAGACACGAGGTCGCCAGATACACCAGGGAGTTCCTCAGCGATCGCGGTTTCTGCGAGGTGGAGACCCCTATTCTGACAAAATCCACCCCTGAAGGGGCCAGAGACTATCTGGTTCCCAGCAGGGTAAATCCTGGTACATTTTTTGCCCTGCCTCAGTCTCCCCAGATATTCAAGCAGCTTTTGATGATCAGCGGTACGGACAGGTATTTCCAGATAGCCAAGTGCTTCAGGGACGAGGACCTCAGGGCCGACCGTCAGCCCGAGTTTACCCAGGTGGACATAGAGATGAGTTTCCTGACGGAAGAGGATATCTACGAGATGATGGAGTCCTACATGGTGGGTCTTTTCAAAGAGAGGCTGGAGGTCGAACTGGAAACTCCTTTCAAGAGAATATCCTATAAAGAGGCCATGGACCGCTTCGGCAGCGATAAACCGGACCTCCGCATTCCCTTCGAGATCACCGACCTCAAAGATGTATTCTGTGACGGTGGGTTTAAGCCCTTCGAGGAGTTGCTGTCCAAAGGAGGCTACGTTCGGGGAGTCGTCCTCCCTGGAGGAACCTCTCTTTCCAGGCGATTGATCGAGGAGATCTGCGAGAGAGGCAAGGCCCTTGGAGCTCCTGAAATGGCCTATTTCCAGTTTAAAGACGGAGGCGTTAAAGGGCCTCTCGCTAAGTTCCTATCCGACGATAAGTTCCGTCAGTTAGGGACGGTAGCAGGAGCGTCGGAGGGAGACGTTCTCTTCGTCATGGGACACGGCGATTGGAATCTCGTCTGTTCGGTGTTAGGTCAGATTCGTCTTGAGATAGCTAGAGCCCACGGTCACGTGAGGGATTCCTGGGAGTTTTTATGGGTGAACGAGTTCCCACTTTTTGAGTGGGACGAGGAGGACAACCGTTGGGTCGCTGTTCATCACCCTTTCACCATGCCTATGGTCGAGGATCTTCCCTTTCTGGATTCCGATCCTGGATCGGTCAGGGCGAGGGCCTACGACCTGGTCCTAAACGGAAACGAGGTCGGAGGTGGGTCTATCCGTATCCACGATTCTTCCGTTCAGAACAAGGTCTTTAAGTGTCTCGCTTTCTCCGAGGAGCAGGCCAAGGAAAGGTTTGGTTTTCTGCTGGATGCCCTCGGTTACGGGACCCCTCCCCACGGAGGAATTGCCCTTGGGTTTGACAGGTTAGCAATGCTGTTGACCGGCTCTCAGTCTATCAGGGAGGTTATGGCTTTCCCTAAGACCGCCAAGGCCCAGAGCCTCATGTGTGGTGCCCCTGCTGGAGTGGACGTCAAGCAGCTTGATGACCTTTTTATAAAAGCCCTTCCACTGCCGACCAAATCCTAGAAACAACGTAAAGAGCCGGACCTGCATCAGGTCCGGCTCTTTGTTATACTTGGTCTGGAAAGGGGGCTTTTGTTATGTTGGTAAGGTATCTTGGACACGCAGCTTTTTACGTCGAGGGAGAGGACGTGAGGATATTGATAGATCCTTTTTTGTCCGGAAACCCAAAGGCGTCCCACAGCGCCCGGTCTTTTGAGAGGGTAGACTATATCTTCGTCACCCATGGACACGGCGATCATTTAGGGGATACCGTCGATATCGCAAAAAGGACCGGAGCTACGGTGGTGTGTAACTACGAGGTGTCTATTTACTTGGCCGATCAAGGCGTAACATGTCATCCCATGCACATCGGAGGCAGTTATTCCTTTCCTTTCGGGCGGGTTAAGATGACCCCAGCTCTCCACGGATCGGATATACAGACCGACCATGGCATGGTTCCGGGCGGTATGGCAGGGGGGTTTCTGATAGAGATAGACGGCAAAAAACTATACCATGCTGGGGACACCGGCCTCACCAAGGACATGGAACTACTCAGGGAAGAGGGTGTCGAGGTTGCCATGATACCTATAGGGGGCAACTTCACCATGGACGTCCAGGACGGTGCCAGAGCCTCCGACATGATAAGGCCAAACCACGTGATACCTATGCATTACGATACCTTCGAGCTTATAAAGGCGGACCCAGAGGCTTTTGCCTCTTTGGTCGGCGGAGTCGTTGACGTGGTGATACTCAGTCCAGGGGAAGAAAGGGTATTCCCCCTGATAGAGCAGCAGTCTCAGTAACGGAGTCCGAATACCGGATGGTATATCCTCTCGTCGTGTAGGCAGCGAGCCTGGTCCTCTAGCGCCTCTTTGGCCTGTTCTCCAAGGCTTATGGAAAGGATCGAGGTCAGTACGTGGACCAGAAAAATAGGCCCTATTAGGCTGCTGCCGAAGGTCGGGCTATTATCGCTGACGTAAAACGATAGATCGGCAAATCTACATATAGGGGCTGCGGGGCTGTCGGTTATTGTGACCACCGTGGCCCCGTTCTGTTTAGCTCTCTCCACCGATTCGGTCACCTGTATGGCGTATCCCGGTAGATCGCAGGCGATGATCATGTCCTCTTTTTTTATTCCCCTAGCCTGCTCGATAAGGGTCATGGAGCCTCTTTTCATAAGGAACCCGTTTAGAGCCATTTCTCTGAAACGGGAAAAAAGGGATTCCGCTACCATAGATGATATACCCCATCCGGTGCAGTAGATATTGTCGACTTTTTTCACAAGATCGCAGAACAGCGCTATTTTATCCTGGGAGAGCTGATTCCACGTATCGTCCAGATTTGCGTGTTCCATCTGATGTATCTTGATTGGCAGGTCGTTTTCATCGTGTATAACCCTGTTAAGCCTGGCGGCGGGGTTTACCTGCTCCAGAACCGCTTCTTTTAACGCTTCTTTGAGGTCGGCGTAACCTTTAAAACCTAGAACTCTGGCGACCCTTACCAGCTGGGCTTTGGAAACCTCCAGCCTATTGGCTACGTCACCGATGGAGACGAAGGCCGCCTCCCTCATGTTTGTCAGAAGATATTCTACGACCCTTCTGGCTTTTGTAGGCAGATGATCCATATGGGACCTTAGCAGATCCTGTAGTTTCTGTGTCTCCAAAAGAACGACCCCCTTGAGAATAAACTATTTATGCCCTTAAGTTTAAAGTGGTTTGCCAGTTTAGTCAACCACAGAAGTACGAACAAAAATTCTTTTTTTGGTCTCCTCGATAGTCAGACCTACTATTTTAGCCATCTCTTTAAGGCCCATGCCGCCGTGGCCGGTTAGCAATGATATCCTGTTTGCCGGAAGAAACCACGGTCCCTCTTTGGATATACAGGAAAGTTTCTTGGCCATACCGTATCCTCGGATCATCTCCCCTAATGCGGGATGATGAGGACCTCCGGCTACAGCCTTTGCCAGAGAGGGGGTCTCGCTTAGTCCTATTCTCTGTACCTTGAAACCCATTTTTTCGGCGTTGAAAAGTAACTCCCCTCCCCAGGTTACGGTGTCCTCGATTTTTAGCGGTTCGTATCCATCACCCATCATGCGATAAAGCTCGGTGTTCTCCAGAACTAAACAGGGGTAGATTCTCAAAGTCATATCTCTGGGCCCTTTTAGCTCGGCAAGCCTTTTTATGTCCATAAGGGAGCTTTCCATCGTCTGCCCTGGAAGACCTATCATAAGTTGAGCGCATACGTCGTAGTTGTTTCTCATTATGAGCTCAATGGCTCTCAAACCGTCATCTCCTGTGTATCCTCTTCTGCATAAGGCCAGGGTTTCGTCGTCCAACGAGCTTATTCCAAGCTCTATCATAGTTATTGGAAACTCCGATAATAGGTCTAAGGCCCTTTGGTCTATACACATCGGATGGGTGGACATTCTGGCTGGGATCGAGAGGTCCTTGGATATCTGAAGATAGTCCCTCTGATTTTTTGTCGGTAGACAGGTAAAGCTGCCTCCGAAGAAACATATCTCTTCAAAATCGATATCAGATGATTCAATAGCGTTCTTGATCTCCTCCGGGGAAGGTGGGTTTTCCCCTGTTATCGCTTTTTGGTCACAGTAGACACATCTTCCCTTGCATCCTTTCATGGAGAGAAAAACGGCGAATCTCTTTCCTGACAAAATGATTCCTCCTGTCTTGTGTTTGATAATCCTTCCAGATAAAGCTATATGGGCCATGGATTTTGGCGTATAATGGTGCGGTTGTAAATGCCTTATGGACTCCGCTGGAGAGGAATGAGACGTTATGGATTTTAGAGAACTTGAGACTTTTATAGCTATCGTGGAAAAAGGCAGTATCTCCGCCGCTGCCGCATCCCTTGGGGTCTCCCAGCCTGCGGTGAGCAAAAGGGTGGCAAGGCTTGAGAAGGAGATGGGAGCGTCCCTTTTTGCCAAAGGTCATAAACACTCAGCCCTGACCTCTGAGGGATCGGTTTTCTACAAGGCCGCCCTTAGAATCCTGGATTGCAGGAAGAAGACAAAAATACAGATAGCCGAGATTTCCGAGGATCTTTACGGATCGGTAACCATAAGCGCAAGCTCCATACCGGGAGATTATATACTCCCCGCCCTCTTGGTGGAATTCACCGAGAGACACCCTGGGGTGGACGTGAAGGTAAAGGTCAGCGATTCCCAGTCAGCCCTGGAGGATCTCTCGGACAGAAAGGCCGATTTAGCTATAGTCGGAACGGACAGATCTCTTCCCGGTTTTTCCAGTATACCCTTTATGAACGATGAGTTGGTCCTCGTAGTAGGCAAGCAGCATCCTTTTGCCACCAGAAAGAGCGTCCCTATAGACGAGTTGGCTGGGATGAAGCTGGCGGGCAGAAGCTCTGGCTCAGGGACCAGACACGTCTGGGAAAAACTTTACAAGAGCCGTTGCTCTTCGTCGAAGGATATCGCCCTTCAGTTTGGTCATGCGCTTGCGGTGGTCAACGCCGTTGCCAGTGGAGCTGAGGGAGGAGTGGTTTCCAGGATAGCTGCGGAGAGCAATCCTAATGTGGTGGCCGTCGATTTCGATCCACCTCTGACGAGGCCTTTTTACATGGTTTACGGCCTCTGTGAATCTAAGGCGGTAGAGACTCTGGTGTCGTTTATGATAGATAAGGCGGAACATAAGGAGGGTTGATCTCATGCCATTGGAAAAGGTGAGGAGCTTTCTCCAGGAAAGGGGCTACAAGGGTGATATCCATCACACCGACGGAACTATATTTACCGTCGAAGACGCCTCTAAGTCGGTAGGGGCTCCGCCGGAGGAGATACTGAAAAGCCTGGTCTTTCTCGTCGACGGAGAACCTACTCTGATACTTATGTCCGGCGTTAATAAGGTCGACAGAAAGAAGATAGCCTCCGCAACAGGCAAGGCCAAGTCCAGGGTCAAAATGGCTTCTCCTGATTACGTGTTTGAGGCCTTCGGCTTCAAAGTAGGAGGGGTGCCTCCGGTAGGATACGGCTCGGATCTTCCTGCGTTGATCGACAGGGATCTGTTCTCTTTTGAAAAAGTGTGGGCCGCTGCCGGAACGGACCAGGATTTTTTTTCCATCGAGCCTGAGGTCTTGCAGGAATACACAGGAGGCACTGTCGTCGACCTGAAAGACTGAAAAAGGGCCCACCCACCTAGTGATTAACGGTGGATGGGCCCTTTTTATCTAGCCCCTTTGTTCCGGGATGAGAGCCTCAAATGCGTCCATCCTGCGGCGGTTAAAGTGTATCGTGTAGACGGGCTTTAAAAACAGCTCGATGTTTCTGAAGGCTATTACCTCCATAATGTGGCCACCGATCAATCCGTGCTCTGGGGTGCTGAATACGCCGTGGAGATGGGGGTACATTCCGTCCTGTCGAAAACTGACGTCCCCGGACAGGGAAACCAGCTCCATCACATCGCTGTAGGTCTTCTTAACGTATTCAGCTCCGGTGTACCAGCCAAAGGTGACCGATTTAACCATGCCTAGGCCGGACAGTACAACCGCTGAGTCTAGATTGATCCCCTGACAGGCGGTGATGATGGATAGGTGTAGGTTCTCTCCATCCTCAAGGTGTAGCGCCAGAAGTTCTTCCGTTCCGCAGTACTGCATAAAATCGCCTCCCAGCTTTTAAGGGTTTGCCTTGTACGCTATCTTGGCTGCTTTCATTGTACTATATAAATCTGTTTTTCCCAAAGGTTTTGATGGCTTTTTGTGCATAGAGGGGAACAGTTCTCATGTTGGCTTAGCTGTCCAGTATATATTTTTGAAGATCCTGTCCGGAAAGCCCCGCTCCTAGCCCTACGGATAGCTTGAGCCTGGCCTTTAGAGGGGTAAGGTCCCCAGCGTTCATAACACCTATCTCAAACAGCCGATTTGCCGCTCCTTCGAAGCCAAACATCCCCATAACCTTGCCGTAAGGACATCTAGAGCTCAATAAAATCGGGACCTCCGATTTTATCAGTGCCTTTATGTAAGGGATCCATGCGGGGAAAACGTTACCGTTGCCGAAGGCCGCCAGAACTACTCCGTCAGGAAGTTCATTTGATGAGGCGAGGGATGATATCAGCCTCTCCCCTCCCCCAAGGGAGGAGTATATTATCTCCACGTTTCTGGCCGGAACTATCCCCTCAAGTATTTTTCCTCTTTTAGGGATTCTCCTGATGGTTATGCCATCCCTTATGATCTCCCCTACAGGTCCTCTGTCGAAGGCTAAAAAGCCGTTTTTACGGTAGTTGACTCCCTGAGATATCTCCGACGCCGCCAGTAGCTGATCCTGGAGACAGACTAAAACACCCATGCCCCAGGTCCCCTGGGACGTCGCGGCGTACATGGCGTTTTGGAGGTTCGCGATGGCGTCGGATCCTACAACGTCCGACGGACTGTTGGTTCCGGTAAAGATAATTGGTTGCGGATAGGCCCACGTCAGGTCGGTAAGGTAGGCCATTTCCTCCATTGTGTCGGTGCCACAGGTCACAACTATACCCTGAACGCCATCCACTACCAGCTTAGAGAGGATCCCAACGAGGTCGGAGGTCATTCTTATAGTGTAGTGGCTGCTGGCCTGGTGGCTCCAGTCGACTAAATGGACGTTTTCCGACATTCCCTCGGGCAACCAGCTAAGCATCTCCTCTGCTGTTAGCTCCGGAGTGTGGCCGTTTTTCTTGGAAGAGTATGTCATACCGATCTCTCCGCCGGCGACGACCAGGGCAAATTTATTCCTGTTAGGCATCTTCTGTCACCTAGTATCCGAGGTTTTCGCCCACTAAGATAACCGTGCTGTCCCGTCCCATGGTCGGATATTCGGAGATGAGAGTCGCTCTGCATACGGTGTTAGGTACGGTACAGCCTACGTGATAGCCTATCTTAGCGCAGGGGACGTCTATTCCAAGCCGGGATGCATTTATAGGTGTCGCCACATCTCTAACCCTTCTCATCGCCGAATCCAGATCGTGACAGACTTTGTTTATCCCTATTACGTAGATTATCTTACCGGGGGACCAGCTCATTCCTGCCAGCCGATTTCCTGTCCCGTCTATGTTTACCATTATTCCATCGTGGGTTATGGCGTTAGAGCTGGTCAGGAATACCTCGCAACGAAGCTCTTCCTCCAGACGCCCTTTTTTGGTCTCCGCCGTCAATTTTGGGTCCCAGTGATGGACTACCTTGTTTCCCCTGGAGGATAGTGCCTCCATGGCCCCTATCTCTCTGATTGTCACCGTTCCGGGAACGGCTACAGATTGATCCTCTGAGATGAGTTCTAAGACGGAGCTTAGAGCTTCCTCTTTGGTGCCCACGTAGAGGGCTCTGTAGCCCCTCTTGTGGAGTGCCTTTGTCACTGTATTTCCAAGGCGCTCTCTCCAGACTCTTCTGTGACCTTCGAAATCCGACGCTGATGGATGAGACATGAGTGTACCTCCCGAGTTTCTGTTTTTGTGACAACTGCTTCCTTTACCCCATGATCATGGCAGAGTTTTTTATAAAAGTCCAGGGGCTCTGTCAAGGTCCAGGGCTTGACGGTTAGGTTTTCTAGGGCTATACTATGTCGTCTCGTGAGGGGGGGGATGTTTCGTGGAGGATATTATCGAGAAGCGAGTCTACCTGGCGAGACTCTACGACCTCTACGGGGCTCTGCTCACGGAAAAGCAGAGAAAGGCCTATGAAATGCACGATCTTGAGGATCTATCTCTCTCCGAAATATCTCAGGAGCTGGCTATCACCCGTCAGGGAATATCCGATCAATTACAGAGGGCCAGAGACAGACTGGAGGAGCTTGAGCGACTTCTGGGTTTTGCCTCCAGGCTGGACGGTTTTGAGAGGCAGGTTCGATCGATAGAGTCTTTGATCGATTCATCTCCGGGGTTGAGTCCCGATTTTATCGCTGTTTTTCGGACCATTATCTCTGGCGATCCGAGAGACGAAGGGAGTGATTGACTTTGTTTGATGCCCTGAAAAGCCGTCTCGGAGGGGTTTTTGCCAAGCTTAGAGGCAAAGGGAAGCTCACCGAGGAAGACGTTCAAGAAGCTCTCAGAGAGGTAAGAAGAGCCCTTCTTGAAGCGGACGTAAACTACAAGGTCGTGAAAGACCTGGTGGAAAACATCAGGGTTCGGGCCGTTGAAAAGTCTGTCCTTGAATCTATAACCCCTGGACAGCAGGTAATAGGAGTCGTCTACGAAGAGCTCATGAAGCTTATGGGCAAAGATCCTAAGCCTATATCCATTTCCTCCAAGCCTCCGACTATCGTCATGATGGTAGGATTACAAGGTGGAGGTAAGACGACCAGCACCGTAAAGATAGCTAAAAAACTCTCCCGAGGACATAGGCCATTGGTGGTTGCCTGCGACCTTCGTCGTCCTGCAGCGGTGGATCAGCTCAAGGTCCTCGCCGAGGCGGCAGGAGTGGGCTTTCTCGGTCCAGAGCCCGGGGATACCGATGTCATGGCGGTGGTCAGGAGAGCCAAGGACTACGCAAAAGATAGGCTTCTGGACGTTATTCTCTTCGATACCGCAGGAAGGCTAGCGGTAGATCAGGAGATGATGGCCGAACTGGACGGCATGAAGGAATATCTGTCTCCTCATGAAATACTTTTGGTCGTCGATTCTATGAGCGGTCAGGAGGCGGTAACGGTCTCCGAGGCCTTCCACGAAAGGCTGGGGCTTACGGGGGTCGTCCTTACAAAAGTAGACGGAGATGCCAGAGGTGGCGCCGCTTTGGCTGTGCTCGCCTCCACCGGGGTTCCCATAAAATACGCCGGAGTCGGTGAGGCTATAGACGCTATAGAGGTCTTCGACGCCAGACGGATGGCTGAGAGGATCATGGGAATGGGCGACGTCGCCGGTCTCGTGGAAAAGATCCAGCAGGCGACGACGGAGGAGGACGTAAAGCGTATTTCCTCCTCTGTAAAAAAGAATAAGCTTGATTTTAATGATTTACTGGCTCAGTTTGAGCAGATAGAGAAAATGGGACCTCTGGAGAAGGTAATAGAGATGATCCCCGGTGCTGATAAGATAAAAGAGCTAAAAGACGGGGAGCTAGATCCCTCCAGAATGGCCAGAATGAGGGCCATAATTCAATCGATGACCCCTGATGAACGTAGAAACCCGGCGATCATAAAGGGGAGTCGGCGACGTCGTATAGCCCAGGGCTCCGGCACGACCATTCAGATGGTCAACCAACTTTTGAAACAGCAGAC from the Dethiosulfovibrio salsuginis genome contains:
- the hisS gene encoding histidine--tRNA ligase; this encodes MAESIKAPRGVRDILPEDSWKWGYTLEVTRKIADLFSYREVHLPIFEQTDLFARGIGDTTDVVEKEMYTFTDKGGRSITLRPELTASMVRSYLEHNMSGSRQPVKLWEVGPMFRYERPQKGRYRQFWQLDFEAIGSDSPLVDLEVIMTAIELFSSLGMSNLEVILNSVGCPKCRPVYKEALLGFLKPKMGELCGTCQNRYERNPLRILDCKDDKCKEITEGAPAIFESLCQECRDHFEAVTSGLDSLGVVYHIDKRLVRGLDYYTKTAFEVQSGDLGAQNAVCGGGRYDNLSEAIGGPHVPGVGFAAGLDRIILTMEQQNCSFGKEPSPSVYVVCIDEEARSAAVEVLYRLRREGISADMDYMGRGMKAQLKSAVNGGSLVACILGGDEAARGVVMVKDLEKSQQEEVALEQVASRVAQILR
- the aspS gene encoding aspartate--tRNA ligase, which gives rise to METGVFSPSWKRTVMCGLISEGHVGTKITVNGWVRKRRDLGGITFIELWDKSGVIQVVFNPEVCPEPHERARGLRSEFVIAVTGSIRVRPDGTSNDDMATGKWELMVDDFILLSAAAPLPFEIGEVTDGVDENLRLSYRYLDLRRDKMQRNLRIRHEVARYTREFLSDRGFCEVETPILTKSTPEGARDYLVPSRVNPGTFFALPQSPQIFKQLLMISGTDRYFQIAKCFRDEDLRADRQPEFTQVDIEMSFLTEEDIYEMMESYMVGLFKERLEVELETPFKRISYKEAMDRFGSDKPDLRIPFEITDLKDVFCDGGFKPFEELLSKGGYVRGVVLPGGTSLSRRLIEEICERGKALGAPEMAYFQFKDGGVKGPLAKFLSDDKFRQLGTVAGASEGDVLFVMGHGDWNLVCSVLGQIRLEIARAHGHVRDSWEFLWVNEFPLFEWDEEDNRWVAVHHPFTMPMVEDLPFLDSDPGSVRARAYDLVLNGNEVGGGSIRIHDSSVQNKVFKCLAFSEEQAKERFGFLLDALGYGTPPHGGIALGFDRLAMLLTGSQSIREVMAFPKTAKAQSLMCGAPAGVDVKQLDDLFIKALPLPTKS
- a CDS encoding metal-dependent hydrolase; the protein is MLVRYLGHAAFYVEGEDVRILIDPFLSGNPKASHSARSFERVDYIFVTHGHGDHLGDTVDIAKRTGATVVCNYEVSIYLADQGVTCHPMHIGGSYSFPFGRVKMTPALHGSDIQTDHGMVPGGMAGGFLIEIDGKKLYHAGDTGLTKDMELLREEGVEVAMIPIGGNFTMDVQDGARASDMIRPNHVIPMHYDTFELIKADPEAFASLVGGVVDVVILSPGEERVFPLIEQQSQ
- a CDS encoding MurR/RpiR family transcriptional regulator, which produces METQKLQDLLRSHMDHLPTKARRVVEYLLTNMREAAFVSIGDVANRLEVSKAQLVRVARVLGFKGYADLKEALKEAVLEQVNPAARLNRVIHDENDLPIKIHQMEHANLDDTWNQLSQDKIALFCDLVKKVDNIYCTGWGISSMVAESLFSRFREMALNGFLMKRGSMTLIEQARGIKKEDMIIACDLPGYAIQVTESVERAKQNGATVVTITDSPAAPICRFADLSFYVSDNSPTFGSSLIGPIFLVHVLTSILSISLGEQAKEALEDQARCLHDERIYHPVFGLRY
- a CDS encoding radical SAM protein, translating into MSGKRFAVFLSMKGCKGRCVYCDQKAITGENPPSPEEIKNAIESSDIDFEEICFFGGSFTCLPTKNQRDYLQISKDLSIPARMSTHPMCIDQRALDLLSEFPITMIELGISSLDDETLALCRRGYTGDDGLRAIELIMRNNYDVCAQLMIGLPGQTMESSLMDIKRLAELKGPRDMTLRIYPCLVLENTELYRMMGDGYEPLKIEDTVTWGGELLFNAEKMGFKVQRIGLSETPSLAKAVAGGPHHPALGEMIRGYGMAKKLSCISKEGPWFLPANRISLLTGHGGMGLKEMAKIVGLTIEETKKRIFVRTSVVD
- a CDS encoding LysR family transcriptional regulator, with amino-acid sequence MDFRELETFIAIVEKGSISAAAASLGVSQPAVSKRVARLEKEMGASLFAKGHKHSALTSEGSVFYKAALRILDCRKKTKIQIAEISEDLYGSVTISASSIPGDYILPALLVEFTERHPGVDVKVKVSDSQSALEDLSDRKADLAIVGTDRSLPGFSSIPFMNDELVLVVGKQHPFATRKSVPIDELAGMKLAGRSSGSGTRHVWEKLYKSRCSSSKDIALQFGHALAVVNAVASGAEGGVVSRIAAESNPNVVAVDFDPPLTRPFYMVYGLCESKAVETLVSFMIDKAEHKEG
- a CDS encoding YbaK/EbsC family protein, yielding MPLEKVRSFLQERGYKGDIHHTDGTIFTVEDASKSVGAPPEEILKSLVFLVDGEPTLILMSGVNKVDRKKIASATGKAKSRVKMASPDYVFEAFGFKVGGVPPVGYGSDLPALIDRDLFSFEKVWAAAGTDQDFFSIEPEVLQEYTGGTVVDLKD
- a CDS encoding PPC domain-containing DNA-binding protein → MQYCGTEELLALHLEDGENLHLSIITACQGINLDSAVVLSGLGMVKSVTFGWYTGAEYVKKTYSDVMELVSLSGDVSFRQDGMYPHLHGVFSTPEHGLIGGHIMEVIAFRNIELFLKPVYTIHFNRRRMDAFEALIPEQRG
- a CDS encoding asparaginase yields the protein MPNRNKFALVVAGGEIGMTYSSKKNGHTPELTAEEMLSWLPEGMSENVHLVDWSHQASSHYTIRMTSDLVGILSKLVVDGVQGIVVTCGTDTMEEMAYLTDLTWAYPQPIIFTGTNSPSDVVGSDAIANLQNAMYAATSQGTWGMGVLVCLQDQLLAASEISQGVNYRKNGFLAFDRGPVGEIIRDGITIRRIPKRGKILEGIVPARNVEIIYSSLGGGERLISSLASSNELPDGVVLAAFGNGNVFPAWIPYIKALIKSEVPILLSSRCPYGKVMGMFGFEGAANRLFEIGVMNAGDLTPLKARLKLSVGLGAGLSGQDLQKYILDS
- a CDS encoding lactate utilization protein yields the protein MSHPSASDFEGHRRVWRERLGNTVTKALHKRGYRALYVGTKEEALSSVLELISEDQSVAVPGTVTIREIGAMEALSSRGNKVVHHWDPKLTAETKKGRLEEELRCEVFLTSSNAITHDGIMVNIDGTGNRLAGMSWSPGKIIYVIGINKVCHDLDSAMRRVRDVATPINASRLGIDVPCAKIGYHVGCTVPNTVCRATLISEYPTMGRDSTVILVGENLGY
- a CDS encoding sigma factor-like helix-turn-helix DNA-binding protein, whose amino-acid sequence is MEDIIEKRVYLARLYDLYGALLTEKQRKAYEMHDLEDLSLSEISQELAITRQGISDQLQRARDRLEELERLLGFASRLDGFERQVRSIESLIDSSPGLSPDFIAVFRTIISGDPRDEGSD
- the ffh gene encoding signal recognition particle protein, with protein sequence MFDALKSRLGGVFAKLRGKGKLTEEDVQEALREVRRALLEADVNYKVVKDLVENIRVRAVEKSVLESITPGQQVIGVVYEELMKLMGKDPKPISISSKPPTIVMMVGLQGGGKTTSTVKIAKKLSRGHRPLVVACDLRRPAAVDQLKVLAEAAGVGFLGPEPGDTDVMAVVRRAKDYAKDRLLDVILFDTAGRLAVDQEMMAELDGMKEYLSPHEILLVVDSMSGQEAVTVSEAFHERLGLTGVVLTKVDGDARGGAALAVLASTGVPIKYAGVGEAIDAIEVFDARRMAERIMGMGDVAGLVEKIQQATTEEDVKRISSSVKKNKLDFNDLLAQFEQIEKMGPLEKVIEMIPGADKIKELKDGELDPSRMARMRAIIQSMTPDERRNPAIIKGSRRRRIAQGSGTTIQMVNQLLKQQTQMNDLWKKMGKGAGRKRFQMPKFKGFSGFS